The Prosthecobacter vanneervenii DNA window GAGTCACCCGACGCGCCTTTCTCTCCACCGGCATGACCGCTGTGACGGGGGCGTTTCTCGCGGCGGAGGAGCAGGTGCTAGCACCTCTGGGCGTGCCGCTGAAGCAGGAACCGCTGGCGTTTGACTTTGACGCGCTGGAGCCGCATCTGGATGCCGCCACGCTGAAGCTTCACCACGGCAGGCACCACACGGACATCCTCGACAAACTGCAGGAGACGCTGCAGCCGCTGAACCTGAACGTGCCAAACGTGAGCACGCTCATGCCCAACCTCAGCCGGCTGGTCGTGCCCACGGATCCGCGCCGCAGCATGGTGCGCATGGGCGGCCCGCCGCAGATGCTCTCTGCGGACACGCAGCATGCACTGCGCCTGTATGGCGGCGCGCACATCAATCACACCGCCTTCTGGCGCTTTCTGGCACCTCCTGGTAGCGGCCCTGACGGGCCGCAGGGACGAGTGGCTGAGGCCATCGTGAGAGACTTTGGCGGCATTGGTGAATTCAAGACGGCTTTTACCGAGGCGGCCATGAAGCACTTTGGCTCGGGCTGGGCCTTTGTGGTTTTCCGCCCCGGCGGCAGGCTGGTCATCACCACCCTGCGCAATGAGGACAATCCTCTCATGTCCGAGATCGTGCCCGCAGAGCACAGCGGCCGCTTCATCCTCTGCCTGGACCTGTGGGAGCACTCCTACTACCTGAAATTCCGCAACGACCGCCGCAAATACATCGACGCCTGGTGGAATGTGGTGAACTGGAACTTCGTGTCGCGTTCCTACACCGTGGCCTGCAATCTGGCACGAGTCTGAAAAAGGCGCTCAGCGCTTCGTTGGTGCGACTTGGGCGGACTCCTTGGTCGGATACAGATCTGGCATCAGCAGCGGGCGCAGCACCATGGGCGTGAGCTCGTAGGGCAGGGGCTTCCAGGGGTGCTTTTTGTCGGCGGCTACGCGGCCCCACCACAGGCGGCCGCCGTGACGCCACGGGTCGATGACAAGACCGTCTTCAAAACGCTGCCCCTTGGCGGTGACGATGATGCCATGATGCTCCATCCAGGTGTCGCGCTTGGATGCCGTGAGATGCAGCTCCATGGTCTTGGGGTGGAGGAGAAACAGATGCGGGAAGAGATCGTCCCGCCACTGGTAGCAGAGCCCGCGCTTGCGCAGACCGGTGTTCACCAGGCCGTTGTTCAGCCAGGGGTAGCACAGCGGGTTGAAGTCGGCGGAAAGTTTGGCTGATTCCTCGATGGCGGTGCTGGCCAACCTGTCGGCCTCCCGGGCACTGACGGTGGGGGAGAGCTGCTGCAGCGCGGTGCTGAGTTCGTGAGCCCTCTGCTGCCGCTGGGCAGGCGTGCCGACGTTCACGCAGGAGGCCAGGGTGAATAAAAGCAGCAGCGCGGAGAGACGAAAGACGTGGGACATTGCTCGGAAAGGCAGATCAGGTCAGAGGGCCGTATGCGGCCTCGTGAAGTGCGCGGGCCTGCTCCTGCCATTGTTCGCGGGTGGCGCGATTTTTAAAGGCCAGCAGCTCGCTGAAGGCACGCAGTTCTTCTTCATTCCAAAGCGCGATCTGCCTCCAGGTGCGGATGCCGTGGGAGTAGAGCTGCTCGCTGATGACTTTTTTGATGCCCTTGATCTGGGTGAGGTCGTCGTCAGGCACGGAACTGCTGACAGCGGCGCTTTCCTCGATACGGCGCAGCACGCGGGTCTGAGTCTGAAGGCTGTCAACCTCGGCGGTGGCTGCGGCCAGACGCTTCTCGCTGTCTGCCAGACTGCGGCGTGCCTGGCGTAGGCCGGCGGCATCTGGCGGTGTCTTTTCCTCAAGCGAACGAATGCGGTGCTGGCAATCGTCGCGCTCCTGAGTCAGCGTTGTCAGGCTGGCTTGCTGCGCTGAGAGCTGGTTTTCCAGCGCGGCGATTTTTTCTCCAAGATTGGCGGCAGGCGCTGCGGCTTTCGGTTTGGCCGCAGGGCTGCGTTTGCGCTTGGCCTGGGGCTCTGGGGCCGCTGCAGGTGGTACGCTCCGCAACTGCGTCAGCTCTGCCTCGGCCGTAGCGAGCGCTTGCTGCGCGGCTGTGTGCTCCGCCCTGCTGGCCGCCAGTTCCACTTTGGCTGTGGCCAGCTCTGATTGTGTGCTGCTCTGGGCTGCACGCAGATGCTCCAGATCAGAGAGCAGGCGTGCGCTTTCGGTTTCCAGTGCGCGTGCAGCTTCGCGGGCCTTGGCGGCAGCGTCCTGCTGCAGCCGGATTTCATTCTGAGCTGCCTTGAGATCATCGTGCAGGGCCTGCTGCTCGGTGGTGTTTGGAGCCTGCTGCGGCGTCGGCTCAGCGGCGGTAGCAGCCTGGGCTTCTGCCTCCGCTGTGCGCAGGGCTTTCTGGGCCTCTTCGAGCTTGGCGGTGAGATCTTGGATGCTCTTGAGCAGATCGCTGCCACGCCAATGCCAGCCAAACCACCCGAAGAGCGCGGCGGTGAGACCGAGCAGCGGGGCGAGGTAGAGCAGCAGCCAGAGGAAGGAGGACATCAGGGAAATTCAGGGTGGGCCAGGTGCAGGCGCAGCTCTTCTACGGCCTCGGCGGAGAGTTCTTCAACGACGGCAGCAGGAATGCCAGCGGGGACTTTGCCAGCGCGCGCGATGCCGCCCGCCTCCACCAGATCCTGCGTCACCAGCATAATCTCCCAGTCTCCACCCGGACGCGCGATGGCAAAAATGCCTGCGCTTCCGGCTTTGGGTGCTGGCGGCAGGCTCTTCAGCGTGTTCAGGATGCCTCTGGAGGCCGCACAGTCGCCATGCACGCGGAAGGAGTCGCTCATCACCAGAAACGGCGGGCTGTAGGCGCGGCGCACGGCATCCACGCACAGGGCTTGGGCTGCTGCCTCGGCCACTTGACCGGAGAGAATGACGCGGCTGCCAAACACTGCCAGGCTCAGAAAGGCGGGCTGCATCGCCTGAGGCTGGCTGGGAGAGGTGCCGCCAGTGCCATCCAGCCAGCTGCTGACCACGGCGCTGTCGGCTTGTAACTCCCGAAGATCCAGCATGCCTGGCAGGTCATTTTTCCAGGTCTGTTCCTTCACGGCGATCTGCCATTCCACTGGCTTCCAGGCGTCGCCTGCCAGGCCCAGAAAGCAGGTCTTGCCACCGGGCTTGTCCTTCTCTGGCAGCAGGGCCGTCGTGATGGGGCCAAACTCACCGCTGGGCCGCCGATCTGTGGTGACACGGATCTGGTCATGCAGACGACGTGGGGAGAAAGCCTGCAGTGCTTCCTCCAAAACAGTGCGCTTCATGGCCTCGCTGCCCACTTCCCCCCGTAGAATGATCTCCTGGCCTCGTGCTGCCAGAAAAAGATGGCCCGGAGGCAGACGCACAAAGCGTTCGGCATCCAATTCGGCACGCTGCTCTTTGAGGTGCAGGGCGCGCAGTTCCTCCAGGGCGGGCAGCACTTGCTTCTTCCACTCCTCCTCGCTCACCCCCGCATCACGGGCTTGGGACAGCAGGGTGGCGTCTGCGCTTTGCAGCGCCAGCTGGCGCCAGCCTTGGCCGATGCGTGCCAGCCAGGCCTGTGCACCTGTGGACGGTGCAGGGATGCCTCGCAGCGTAGTGGAGACGCTGGCCGCCTCGTCATGGACCTCGGCATCGGTGCCGGGCATGCCTTCAGTGGAGCCGCCCCGGGTGTCCCACTGGTCCTGCACGCTCCGTGCCAGATCCCGGGCCTCGTAGGCGTTCGCGGCGGTGCCCAGCAGGCGGGCACGGGGTCCGTTGGCGGCCAGCAGCAGCCAGCCGGGCGCATAGGGCACGATCTCGATCTCGCTGCGCACGCCGCCCACGGGATTAAGGTGCAGGCCCAGGCCACCGGAAAGCGGTGCAGGGGCACGCACCAAGTCTCTCACTGCGGCCTCGATGCGGTTGCGGTCTTGTGCGGTGCGCACGCTGCCGCGCAGGTGTGCCTGCTGGCCGTCAAAGGTCACTTGCAGCGCTCCCAGACGGTCTTTCAGCTCAGTCTGCTTGGAAAGTGTATCCTTTGCAGCGGCCTCAAGCGTGCGCTGCATGACGGGTAGCAAGACCAGTGCTCCTAGCAGCCAGAGCGCGAAGAGGGAGGCAGCAGAGAGAATCCAGCGCGCGCGTGTCATGGCGGGGGATGGTCACTCCTTCTCGGTGAGCATGCGCACCTCTTCGGTGCTGTAGCGCCGTGCCTCACCGCGCTGATTGGTCTGGAGGATCGCACCAGTCTCAGTCTCCAGGCAGGTGAGCCAGCCTTCGCCGTAGGCCCAGGTGTCGATGCAGATGCGGCCGGGCAGGATGAGAGGCAGCCCGTTTTTCTGCGCGGTGTGGCCGCAGATCATGGTCTTGCCGGAAAAATGCGGATGGGAGTCGTCAAACCGCCGCCAGAAGAGCCAGTCGTCGCTCTGGTCAGGCATGGGCAGCATGGCGTTCACATTGGCATGGGCAAAGATGTGGGTGTCATTCATGTGCCAGCGCTGCAGGCGCTTGCTGAGGAATTCCCAGTGCTCCTCAGGGATGGCGCTCCAGTCCGGCGTGTCCATGCAGCCGTAGGACTGCATCGTCTGCCGGCCGCCTACGCCATACCAGGATCCGGAGTCCACCAAGCTCTGGCGGGCATCCAGCATGAGGATCTCATGATTTCCCAGGATGGGAATGAGCTGGCAGTGGCTTTCCAGGTCCAGCAGGGTGTGCAAAACGCCTCGGGTGTCCGGTCCGCGGTCCACGTAGTCTCCCAGAGTCACAATGGTGTCATCGCTCCGGGGGGCCAGTTCCTGGAGCAGCAGGTCTAGCGCGGTGGAGCAGCCGTGGATATCTCCAATGACGAGAGTCCGCCCGCTTTTGCGTTCGCGGGTGGGGAGCTTGACCCTCGACGTGTGAATGTCGGGGGCTTCATCGCTGACCAGAATGGGCATCGGCCAATCTTGCGCGATGAGCGCCAGACGCAACCACCGATCATCGTGTTGGCAGAATCCCTGAGCCGGTGCAAGGTGCTCTGGATGTCACCCTCCCCCCAGAAGCCCAGCCTAAGCCCAGCCAGCCCGCCGCCCATCTTTGCGGCCCGTGGACTGCGCAAGGTGTACCACACCGGAGACCTCAACGTGGTGGCACTGCAGGGGGTGGACCTGGACTTTCACACTGGGGAGCTGGCTGTGCTGCTGGGTGCTTCTGGCAGTGGCAAGTCCACACTGCTCAACATCCTCGGCGGGCTGGACATCCCCACTTCCGGCAGCCTGCACTACAAGGGCTGGGACCTCTCAGGCGGCGGGGAGCGCACGCTGACCCAGTTTCGCCGTAACTGCGTAGGCTTCGTCTTCCAATTTTACAATCTCATCCCCAGCCTTACCGCGCGGGAAAACGTGGCCCTCATCACAGACATCGCCCCAGACCCCATGAAGCCAGAGGACGCGCTGGACCGTGTGGGCCTGAGCCACCGCTTGGACCATTTCCCCTCCCAGCTCAGCGGCGGTGAGCAGCAGCGCGTAGCCATCGCCCGCGCCATCGCCAAAAAGCCCGAGGTGCTCCTGTGCGACGAACCCACCGGCGCTCTGGATGTGAACACCGGCATCACCGTGCTGGAGGCCATCGAGCGCATCAACCGCGAACTCGGTACCCTGACCATCGTCATCACCCATAATGCGGCCATGTCCGCCATGGCTGATCGAGTCCTCCATCTTTCAGACGGCCACATCGTCAAAGAGAGCCGCAACGCTGAGCGTGCATCGGTCTCTAGCCTACAGTGGTAAGTGATGGCTGTTCCTTCATGTTAGGCATGACTCTTGTTGGGGCTAATGTCCTGATTGAATAAGATTATATACTATTTAAATTGAGTGATCGTGCTTAATTTGGATGGGGTATTGTGAATCTGCGGTCGGCTAGGGGCTGTTGAAAAATAGGCGCTAGACAGGTTGTAATTCATTGAAATAGAGATGTTTAAGCTTGCGCGCAGCTCGTTCTTTTTCTTTGAATACCCAAGGCCTGCTTAACCCACAAACAGCCGACCTCTGCAACCATCCCTTCGATTCCTTTAGAGTGCTTTAACCCAAGCGCGCACTTCCAACTCCAGCGGTTCTTTCATGATTCCTGATACCCTTTTTAACAAAGATTCCCTGGGTCTCGCCGTGGCCTCCAACCGTTTCCGGACCCAGTTTTCGGTGAACCCGAGGATGAGCAATTCAGAGGGGCGCAAGACTCCATTCGCGGAAGAAGTCGTCATGGAATCCGCGGGACGGGTGGAAAAACCCGCCGCTACCGTGCCTTTTCCAAATCTTGCCTCTGTTGTGAACTCGGATGTGTTTTTGATCACCGGCGTGACGGGCTTTTTGGGTGGTGCTGTCGTGGCAGAACTCTTGAACACGGCTTTTCCTGGGAAGCTCCTCCTCATGGCGCGCGCGTGCAGTCCTGAGGAAGGTCTTGCGCGTGTCCGGCGCTCCTTGGAGCGGTTTGATGTGCCTTCCACGCGCCTCCAGCAGTTGACGATCAAGAACGTTCTCTGCGGAGATCTTGCCAATGTGCACGCCTTTGCAGATGACGAAAGGCTGAAGCACGTGACACATGTGGTGAACTGCGCTGGCATCACCTCCTTTGGAAAAGATCCCAACGTCTGGCGGGTGAACGTGGACGGCACGCTGGAATTCGCACGCCATCTGAAGCGTGCTTCGGGCTTGAAGCGCTTCATGCACATCAGCACGGCAATGATCTGCGGAGACAAGCCGCCAAGCGTGGTGGAGGAGGATGTGAGCCTGAGCATCAACGGTCAGCACCTTGTGCCTTATACCGAGAGCAAGGCCGAGGCCGAACGGCGGCTGATGAAGGAGATGGAAGGCCTGCCTTTCGTCATCGTCCGGCCGACCATCATCGCTGGACATACCAAGCTCGGCTGCCGCCCCTCCGGAAGCATCTTCTGGGCCTTTCGTATGAGCCACGCGCTCCGGATGACGACTTCGCCTCTGGATGGCATGATCGATGTGGTGCCGGTGGACTATGCCGCACGTGCAGTGCTGCATCTAGTGGCCGCACGAAAGCTGAAGCATTCCATTTATCACGTGGGTTCAGGCCCCTCCCACAGCTCGACCTTCGCGGAAATCGACGCTGCCTTTGTCAAAGCGGCGGGCACCGGAGCGGACAAGGAGTTCTACAGTGGCACCGTGGAAGAGGCGGTTGCCCGCAAAGCAAGCTTCCATGAAATCTTCGGGGAATGTAATCGCCGCTTCATGCAGATGGCCATCCGGCTCTACGGCGGATTTGCGGCGCTGAACGCCACCTTTGACAATGAACGACTGCTCAAGGAAGGAGCCCCGCCACCACCAAAGTTTTCAGACTATCTGGCGGTGTGCCTGGAGACCTGCAAAGAAGTAAACATCTACGCCCAGGCGATGATCGATTTTGTCTGAGGCGGCATGAACACTTCAGGCTTCATCCAGGACTATGGCCTGCTGGCTCTGGTCATCGGTACCATTTTTGAAGGAGAAGGAGTCGTGCTCGTGGCGGGTCTGGCCATCCGCCAGGGCCTGCTGCCGCCGGTGGCGGCTTTGCTCGCCGCTCTGCTTGGCACCGTCATTTCGGACCAGTTCTGTTTCTACTTAGGCCGGCTGATGGGTGGCAGGGTGCTGCAACGCTTCCCGGGAATGCGAGCGCGTTTTGAATCGGTGCGCAGACGAGTGGAAGGACACCAGACGGCGATCATCTTCAGCTTCCAGTATTTTCCTGGCCTGAGCATGATCGTGCCCTTCACCCTGGGCATGACAAAGCTGCTGGCCCTGCGCTTTCTGGTGCTGGATGTGCTGTCTGCCGGGCTGTGGGCCGGGACTCTCCTCTGCGCGGGTTATTTGTTTGGCATGTCCATCCAGCCCCTGCTGGAAAAATTCCATGACTACAGCGGCTGGTTGTTGGGCGGTCTGGCCTGCCTCATCCTGCTGCTGTTCCACTGGCGCGCGGTTTGTGCCGCAAGGGACGTGGAGACCAAGGAGGACGGACTGTGAGCGCCGACCTATGTCGCCTTTGCAAAGGCACGATGATGCTGCTGGCACTGGCACTTGCATCCTGCCGCACCGCCAAAAGCGTGGTGGCAGCCGTCGAGGTCAAGCCTTCGACCTTCCTAGAGCACGCCGGGAATCTGAGGGAAGTGCGCGAACGTTCTCCGTTTCTCGGAAACTGGTGGGACCCGGACAAAAAGATGGTCGCCACTCTCGAAAAGGTCAAAAAAATCTACATCGCTCCCGTGCAGCACAGTCACGTGCGGCCAATGGAGGGGATCATTCCGAAGATCGAATACGGATCATGGCGCCGCGACCGCAACCTGCCCACGCTCGCCAAGTACACGCGCAAAAAATTCATTCAGGTGTTCAAGGATTCAAAAAACCCGCGCTTTACTGTGGTGGACGAGCCTGGCAAGGAGGCCGTGACCCTAGAGCTTTCACTGCTGGAATGGGTGCCAAACACCTACACGGGCTTCGCCGTGCGCGAAGTCGTGGACTGGGTCACGTTTGACGGAGTGGCTGCCGTAACTCTGAAAGGAACGCGGGGCGTCATTGCCATTGAAGGGCGCATGATTGAGCCAAAGTCAGGGAAGTCTTTTTTCGAGTTTGCTGACAAGGAGATCGGAAAGACCGTTTTGATCCTGCCCATTCAGGAGTTCTTTCCCTCAGGGCAGGCGCACTTTGCCATCACTGAGTGGGCCAAACAGCTGGAGGAACTTCTCCGCACCAAGGCGGATGTGAAGGTGAAAGACAGCTTTCCCGTGGTGCTGTGGAACTATTGACTCGCAATGCCATGACCAACTATCAAGGTCCCGAATTCCAACTGGTTGAAACCATCTCTGCGGCAGACTTGGCGCGGCAGGGCGGATTTCAGCCGCGCAAGACTCCTCTGCTGGTGAAGGGGGCGGTGAAATCCTGGCCTGCCTGGGATAAGTGGACCTTTGCCAGACTGGCAGAACTCAAGCGGCCCGATGGCTCTGAAGTCATCTCAAGTTTCCAAAATGGTCTGGTCGAGCAGGGGGTGACCAAAGAGCCGCTCGATCTTCCCGTGGCTCCCTACCTGCGAGAGCTGGATGACCTGGCGCGCAAAATTCGTGCGGAGTGGGATGGTGGCACCGGATTGTGTCCGGATCGTATTTGGAAAGGACTCAAACCAGGCGATCGCTTTCACCTGAACTGGGACCATTTGCGGAGCTTCACCCCGAACCGCATCTATCTCGCTCAGTGGGACATTTTGCGGGAGTTCCCGGAAATGAAAAAGGACTTTGCCATCCGCACTCTCTGGCCCGGCTGGCGCATGACCTGGAAGTATGTTTTCATCGGTCCCTCAAACACCGTCACCGGCCTGCATTACGATTTTCCAGACAACTGGTTTTGCCAGGTGGCGGGGGTGAAGGAGTTCCTGCTCTTCCCGCCGGAGAACACGCCGCATATGCACCCTTCGAAGAAGTTCGACTGGGGTGCCACTCTCAGTGATATCAACATTTCTAAGCTCGCGGAGCAGCCGCAAATGCGGGAGGATTTTGCCAAGACGAAAGGCCTCTATGCACGCGTGGAGGCAGGGGATGCGCTTTTTGTGCCCAAGCAGACCTGGCACTGCGTCGTGGCGCTGGAGCCGTCCGTGAGCCTCGCGGTCTTCGGACTTACGCTGCCAGAGGTTTTGATCGGCGGCGGCAAGGCGGAGATCAAAGCGCTGCTGCACAGGCTGCGCCTCTATCGCTGGGGCAACTGCACCTGTCACAAAATGACAGCTGCCCCCAAAGCCTGATGCTGATCACGTAAACAAAATGTGCGTGCCTGCGCCCGCTGACTCTTCGTAGAACTGCCCCACGGTCAGCACGCCGTCTACGCGGTCCATCAGGTCTTCCTTTTTGAGCTTGAACATGTCCATGGCCAGCTTGCAGGCGAAGATCTTGCCGCCGGAGTCGGAGATGAGCTCCAGGAATTCGCGCACGGGCGGGATGTCCAGTTTCTCCATCTCCCTGTTCATCAGGCTTGTGGCAAAGGCGGAGACACCCGGCAGCGCGCCCATCCAGGTGGGGAAGGGCATCGTCATCGGCATGCCCAGCATGGGCATGGCCATGTTCAGCGCGGCATTGCCCACGGTGGAGACCTTCATGTGATCCAGCGTCTTGTTGGCCAAGCCGTTGAGTCCAAAGAAGGTGAAGAACAAGGAGGCCTCGATGCCCTCCATGCGTGCGCCATTGGCCATGATCAGCGCCGGGTAGATGCCATCCAGCGAGCCACGGCTCACGATGATGCAGATCTTCTTCACCGGTTGTTTGTCGTCAGGGGTGCTCATAAGTGCGGAGTATGTGAGGGGTTAAATGCAGCCGACGGGTTTGGGGATGCCGGCAATCTTGGAGGACTTCTTCAGCGGGCCGCCGGGAAAGAGATCGTAGAGCTCCTTGGTGGTGACCACGCCGCTCTTGCCCATGCTGCGGATGGTCAGCGCGGCACCTTTGGCTTGCTGCTCTCGCAGGTAGCGCACCACTTTCATATGCGCGTCTGTCAGCGCGCCCACTCCTTCCTCCGCGGCAATGGCGGCGGCGATGGCTTCGTTCCATTGGGACATGTCGGTGAGGTAGCCCTCCTCATTCACGTCCACTTCAGTTCCTGCGATGTTCTTTTTCATGATCGTTGTACGGGATGGTTTTCAAGATTCGACGGGTTTCTTTTTCTGCCGGCTGATGCCCGGCAGCGGCCAGGCGCGCAGCAGCACGTTCCAGTAGATGTGGCGGAAGGCCAGCTTGCCCCAGTGGTTGAGGCGGCTCTCCTCCAGCAGGCGCATGGGGCCAAAGGCGAAGGGGAAGCCGCCTTCGTGCGGCTCGTACTCGTGGTTGAAGTCGATCAGCAGCGCCTTGCCGTTGCCGGACTCGATGAAGCAGTTCGAGTGGCCGTCAAACTCCTCCTTGAGCGGCTCTCCGGCGATGTGTCGAATGATGTTGTCCGCCAGCGTCTCGCTTTCAAAGTGGGCCACCGAGCCCGCCTTCGAGGCCGGGAGATTGGTGGCGTCTCCGATCACAAACACGTCCTTGTACTCGATGGATTGCAGCGTGTGCTTGTTCGTGGCGATGAAGTCGAGATCATCCCCCAGCGCGGAGCGGCGCACGGCTTCGTCTCCCATGTTGGTGGGCGTGGTCACGAGGAGGTCGTAGGGCACCTCGCGGCCGTCAAAGCACACGAGCTTGTTGTTTTCCTGATCCACCTTTTCGGCCACGAATTCGGTCACCAGTTCGATGCCTTTGTCTCCCAGCAGGTGGCTCAACTTCTTGGAGGCCTTGGGCTTGGTGAAGGCACCGGACAGTGGTGTCACGTAGGTGAGCATGACCTTGTCGCGCATGCCGCGCTCGCGGAAAAAGGTGTCCGCCAGGAAGGTGAACTCCAGCGGGGCCACAGGGCATTTGATAGGCATCTCATTGATGTGCACCACCACGCGGCCGCCGGGGAAGGTTTTCAATTTCTCGCGTAGCGCGCGTGCGCCATCCAGCGTGTAGAAATCGTGCACGTTCACGCGCCATTTCGGGCCGAGCATGCCGGCGGTCTCCTCCGGCGCGGTGCGGCAGCCTGTGGCGATGATGAGCAGGTCGTACTTGAGTGTGCGCCCGTCTTTGATCGTGACTGCATGCTCTTCGGGAATAATGCGATCCACTTCCGCCTGCATAAACTCGACCCCCTGGGGAATGAAGTCGCGTGTGCTGCGGATGATGTCGCCCTCCTCATACTTGCCAAAGGGCAGGAAGAGCAGCCCAGGCTGGTAGAGGTGCTTCTCGGAGCGGTCCACGACCGTGATGCTCCACTCCTGGGCGGGCAGCCGCCTGCGCAGGCTGTTGGCCATGATGGTGCCCGCCGTGCCGCCGCCGAGGATGAGAAGATGTCTGCTCATGAGGATGTGTTATGTTGTCTTGAAATACGTCTATATGCGTGTATGCGTATATGCAATAACAAACACCAACTCGATTTTGTCATCCATGAGCTCCACCCTTTCCGCCGACGAGCGCGGCATCATTCTTCCCTGTCCCGCCTGCGGTACCGCCAACCGCATCGCCTACACCAAGGCTGCCCAGCAGGGCCGCTGTGGCTCCTGCAAGGCGGACCTGCCCCACATCTCCATGCCTGTGGAGATCGATGGCCCGGTCAGCTTTGCCGCGCTGGTGT harbors:
- a CDS encoding superoxide dismutase, with amino-acid sequence MKKSGVTRRAFLSTGMTAVTGAFLAAEEQVLAPLGVPLKQEPLAFDFDALEPHLDAATLKLHHGRHHTDILDKLQETLQPLNLNVPNVSTLMPNLSRLVVPTDPRRSMVRMGGPPQMLSADTQHALRLYGGAHINHTAFWRFLAPPGSGPDGPQGRVAEAIVRDFGGIGEFKTAFTEAAMKHFGSGWAFVVFRPGGRLVITTLRNEDNPLMSEIVPAEHSGRFILCLDLWEHSYYLKFRNDRRKYIDAWWNVVNWNFVSRSYTVACNLARV
- a CDS encoding BON domain-containing protein, which gives rise to MTRARWILSAASLFALWLLGALVLLPVMQRTLEAAAKDTLSKQTELKDRLGALQVTFDGQQAHLRGSVRTAQDRNRIEAAVRDLVRAPAPLSGGLGLHLNPVGGVRSEIEIVPYAPGWLLLAANGPRARLLGTAANAYEARDLARSVQDQWDTRGGSTEGMPGTDAEVHDEAASVSTTLRGIPAPSTGAQAWLARIGQGWRQLALQSADATLLSQARDAGVSEEEWKKQVLPALEELRALHLKEQRAELDAERFVRLPPGHLFLAARGQEIILRGEVGSEAMKRTVLEEALQAFSPRRLHDQIRVTTDRRPSGEFGPITTALLPEKDKPGGKTCFLGLAGDAWKPVEWQIAVKEQTWKNDLPGMLDLRELQADSAVVSSWLDGTGGTSPSQPQAMQPAFLSLAVFGSRVILSGQVAEAAAQALCVDAVRRAYSPPFLVMSDSFRVHGDCAASRGILNTLKSLPPAPKAGSAGIFAIARPGGDWEIMLVTQDLVEAGGIARAGKVPAGIPAAVVEELSAEAVEELRLHLAHPEFP
- a CDS encoding metallophosphoesterase family protein, giving the protein MPILVSDEAPDIHTSRVKLPTRERKSGRTLVIGDIHGCSTALDLLLQELAPRSDDTIVTLGDYVDRGPDTRGVLHTLLDLESHCQLIPILGNHEILMLDARQSLVDSGSWYGVGGRQTMQSYGCMDTPDWSAIPEEHWEFLSKRLQRWHMNDTHIFAHANVNAMLPMPDQSDDWLFWRRFDDSHPHFSGKTMICGHTAQKNGLPLILPGRICIDTWAYGEGWLTCLETETGAILQTNQRGEARRYSTEEVRMLTEKE
- a CDS encoding ABC transporter ATP-binding protein, with the translated sequence MSPSPQKPSLSPASPPPIFAARGLRKVYHTGDLNVVALQGVDLDFHTGELAVLLGASGSGKSTLLNILGGLDIPTSGSLHYKGWDLSGGGERTLTQFRRNCVGFVFQFYNLIPSLTARENVALITDIAPDPMKPEDALDRVGLSHRLDHFPSQLSGGEQQRVAIARAIAKKPEVLLCDEPTGALDVNTGITVLEAIERINRELGTLTIVITHNAAMSAMADRVLHLSDGHIVKESRNAERASVSSLQW
- a CDS encoding SDR family oxidoreductase, with the translated sequence MIPDTLFNKDSLGLAVASNRFRTQFSVNPRMSNSEGRKTPFAEEVVMESAGRVEKPAATVPFPNLASVVNSDVFLITGVTGFLGGAVVAELLNTAFPGKLLLMARACSPEEGLARVRRSLERFDVPSTRLQQLTIKNVLCGDLANVHAFADDERLKHVTHVVNCAGITSFGKDPNVWRVNVDGTLEFARHLKRASGLKRFMHISTAMICGDKPPSVVEEDVSLSINGQHLVPYTESKAEAERRLMKEMEGLPFVIVRPTIIAGHTKLGCRPSGSIFWAFRMSHALRMTTSPLDGMIDVVPVDYAARAVLHLVAARKLKHSIYHVGSGPSHSSTFAEIDAAFVKAAGTGADKEFYSGTVEEAVARKASFHEIFGECNRRFMQMAIRLYGGFAALNATFDNERLLKEGAPPPPKFSDYLAVCLETCKEVNIYAQAMIDFV
- a CDS encoding DedA family protein yields the protein MNTSGFIQDYGLLALVIGTIFEGEGVVLVAGLAIRQGLLPPVAALLAALLGTVISDQFCFYLGRLMGGRVLQRFPGMRARFESVRRRVEGHQTAIIFSFQYFPGLSMIVPFTLGMTKLLALRFLVLDVLSAGLWAGTLLCAGYLFGMSIQPLLEKFHDYSGWLLGGLACLILLLFHWRAVCAARDVETKEDGL
- a CDS encoding DUF3313 family protein produces the protein MSADLCRLCKGTMMLLALALASCRTAKSVVAAVEVKPSTFLEHAGNLREVRERSPFLGNWWDPDKKMVATLEKVKKIYIAPVQHSHVRPMEGIIPKIEYGSWRRDRNLPTLAKYTRKKFIQVFKDSKNPRFTVVDEPGKEAVTLELSLLEWVPNTYTGFAVREVVDWVTFDGVAAVTLKGTRGVIAIEGRMIEPKSGKSFFEFADKEIGKTVLILPIQEFFPSGQAHFAITEWAKQLEELLRTKADVKVKDSFPVVLWNY
- a CDS encoding cupin-like domain-containing protein — translated: MTNYQGPEFQLVETISAADLARQGGFQPRKTPLLVKGAVKSWPAWDKWTFARLAELKRPDGSEVISSFQNGLVEQGVTKEPLDLPVAPYLRELDDLARKIRAEWDGGTGLCPDRIWKGLKPGDRFHLNWDHLRSFTPNRIYLAQWDILREFPEMKKDFAIRTLWPGWRMTWKYVFIGPSNTVTGLHYDFPDNWFCQVAGVKEFLLFPPENTPHMHPSKKFDWGATLSDINISKLAEQPQMREDFAKTKGLYARVEAGDALFVPKQTWHCVVALEPSVSLAVFGLTLPEVLIGGGKAEIKALLHRLRLYRWGNCTCHKMTAAPKA
- a CDS encoding DsrE/DsrF/DrsH-like family protein is translated as MSTPDDKQPVKKICIIVSRGSLDGIYPALIMANGARMEGIEASLFFTFFGLNGLANKTLDHMKVSTVGNAALNMAMPMLGMPMTMPFPTWMGALPGVSAFATSLMNREMEKLDIPPVREFLELISDSGGKIFACKLAMDMFKLKKEDLMDRVDGVLTVGQFYEESAGAGTHILFT
- a CDS encoding TusE/DsrC/DsvC family sulfur relay protein, translated to MKKNIAGTEVDVNEEGYLTDMSQWNEAIAAAIAAEEGVGALTDAHMKVVRYLREQQAKGAALTIRSMGKSGVVTTKELYDLFPGGPLKKSSKIAGIPKPVGCI
- the sqr gene encoding type III sulfide quinone reductase, selenoprotein subtype produces the protein MSRHLLILGGGTAGTIMANSLRRRLPAQEWSITVVDRSEKHLYQPGLLFLPFGKYEEGDIIRSTRDFIPQGVEFMQAEVDRIIPEEHAVTIKDGRTLKYDLLIIATGCRTAPEETAGMLGPKWRVNVHDFYTLDGARALREKLKTFPGGRVVVHINEMPIKCPVAPLEFTFLADTFFRERGMRDKVMLTYVTPLSGAFTKPKASKKLSHLLGDKGIELVTEFVAEKVDQENNKLVCFDGREVPYDLLVTTPTNMGDEAVRRSALGDDLDFIATNKHTLQSIEYKDVFVIGDATNLPASKAGSVAHFESETLADNIIRHIAGEPLKEEFDGHSNCFIESGNGKALLIDFNHEYEPHEGGFPFAFGPMRLLEESRLNHWGKLAFRHIYWNVLLRAWPLPGISRQKKKPVES